The following proteins are co-located in the Pleurocapsa minor HA4230-MV1 genome:
- a CDS encoding winged helix-turn-helix domain-containing protein, whose product MLIEGKKYSYRQLIEETGLSRSTLHRRIKVLQESGVPLTMGAILQFPTNWAFHDRNGKFYSSKTDYAVKNNIPYYEMFQNCNSDTNKD is encoded by the coding sequence ATGTTAATCGAAGGCAAAAAGTATAGTTATCGCCAGTTAATTGAGGAAACAGGTTTATCTCGCAGCACTCTGCATCGGCGAATCAAAGTTTTACAAGAATCTGGCGTTCCTTTGACTATGGGGGCAATCCTACAGTTTCCCACCAACTGGGCTTTTCACGATCGCAACGGAAAATTTTATTCTTCCAAGACTGATTACGCGGTTAAAAATAATATCCCCTACTATGAAATGTTTCAAAATTGTAACTCTGACACAAATAAGGATTAG
- a CDS encoding type II toxin-antitoxin system VapC family toxin, producing MKFLLDTNICIYIIKQKPLEVLHKFNTYQVGDIGISSITVAELEFGVQKSQYPAKNQQALAQFLLPLEIVNFDRAAATIYGDIRAKLETQGTPIGSLDTLIAAHALSLPVTLITNNIKEFSRVPNLKSENWVS from the coding sequence ATGAAATTTTTACTCGATACCAATATTTGCATTTATATTATTAAACAAAAACCTTTAGAAGTATTGCATAAATTCAATACCTATCAAGTTGGTGATATTGGAATCTCTTCTATTACAGTTGCCGAACTTGAATTTGGTGTTCAAAAGAGTCAATACCCTGCAAAAAATCAACAAGCATTGGCACAATTTTTATTACCTTTGGAGATAGTAAATTTTGATCGTGCTGCTGCTACTATCTACGGTGATATTCGAGCAAAATTAGAAACACAAGGAACACCAATAGGCTCGCTAGACACTCTAATTGCTGCTCACGCCCTTAGTTTACCAGTTACTTTGATCACTAATAATATCAAAGAGTTTAGTCGTGTACCAAATTTAAAGTCAGAAAATTGGGTGAGTTAA
- a CDS encoding DNA phosphorothioation-associated protein 4: MALPRIKIAKDKAELVQRLLDEKRTTGMFSTYADVIAFAASLGVKHQRRSPVTEVSQSEPAPISLEVFISRGYERLIRLIAVVSTEDIKVLSSEAESAEAARVLIFEEYANGGLEKLQQELRGAVDYTDRLVLILNAERFSQEVSNEEFDLSRFL, translated from the coding sequence ATGGCATTACCCAGAATAAAAATAGCCAAAGACAAAGCCGAATTAGTCCAAAGACTGTTAGATGAAAAAAGAACAACAGGAATGTTTTCTACCTATGCAGATGTAATTGCTTTTGCTGCAAGTTTGGGAGTAAAGCATCAAAGGCGATCGCCTGTTACAGAAGTATCTCAAAGTGAACCTGCACCCATTAGCCTAGAAGTATTCATTTCTCGTGGTTATGAACGGCTAATAAGATTGATTGCCGTGGTATCAACTGAAGATATTAAGGTTTTATCTAGCGAAGCTGAATCAGCCGAAGCAGCCAGAGTCTTAATTTTTGAAGAATACGCTAACGGGGGGTTAGAAAAGCTACAGCAAGAATTACGTGGCGCGGTAGATTATACCGATAGATTAGTTTTAATTTTAAATGCGGAAAGGTTTAGTCAGGAAGTCAGTAACGAAGAATTCGATCTGAGCAGATTCTTATAA
- the devC gene encoding ABC transporter permease DevC, with product MKLIYLLFQKINSYLRRTPVAWLQLSYQKVRLLVAILGVAFSIILIFTQLGLRAMLFDGVTILPENLNGDLYLLSSYAESMEYSSFPSIYLYQADAIEGVADARPLYLERAEWVNPNLLEPSTENKDDAVPPKSSDVQIIAFNPTKPVFKLPEINQQLDLLSAPGVILYDRLAKSELGNIPQLVKSQGFASSILDNRRVTVLGLFSLSSTFDYKGVTVMSDWNYGQMEGVDVLEAVTVGVLSLEPGANRQAVIKRIRENLSQDIKVLTPEALAQGEQDFVATWPEGKILNFGAAIGFIVGIVIVYQVIYTDVSEHLPEYATLKAMGYKDRDLSLVVLQESLILAIMGFIPGYLASYGIYYLMAKFIEFPVSMDLNIALQVFALNILMCTLSGAIAMKKLRTADPADIFD from the coding sequence GTGAAATTAATTTACCTACTGTTTCAGAAGATCAATTCTTACCTACGTCGAACTCCTGTGGCGTGGCTGCAATTGTCTTATCAAAAAGTTCGCTTATTGGTAGCAATTTTAGGAGTGGCTTTTTCGATTATTTTGATTTTTACTCAATTAGGTTTAAGGGCAATGCTCTTTGATGGGGTGACTATTTTGCCCGAAAATCTCAATGGCGATCTTTATTTATTGTCTTCTTATGCCGAGAGCATGGAATATAGTTCATTCCCCAGTATCTATCTCTACCAGGCAGATGCGATCGAGGGAGTTGCTGATGCTCGACCACTTTATTTGGAACGGGCAGAATGGGTAAATCCTAATCTATTAGAGCCTTCAACGGAAAATAAAGATGACGCAGTTCCCCCAAAATCTTCTGATGTCCAAATTATTGCTTTTAATCCCACCAAACCAGTATTTAAACTACCAGAAATCAATCAGCAATTAGATCTCTTATCTGCTCCAGGGGTAATTTTATACGATCGCCTGGCAAAATCGGAACTAGGGAATATTCCCCAATTAGTCAAGAGCCAAGGTTTTGCTTCTAGTATTTTAGACAACCGTCGTGTCACAGTCTTGGGTTTGTTTAGCCTCAGCAGCACTTTCGATTATAAGGGAGTGACGGTGATGAGTGACTGGAATTATGGACAAATGGAAGGGGTAGATGTTTTAGAAGCAGTTACAGTTGGTGTTTTGTCTCTAGAACCAGGCGCGAATCGGCAAGCGGTAATCAAACGGATTCGAGAAAATCTCAGTCAAGATATTAAAGTATTAACTCCAGAAGCATTAGCTCAAGGTGAACAGGATTTTGTGGCCACTTGGCCTGAAGGTAAAATCTTAAATTTTGGCGCAGCGATCGGCTTTATTGTGGGTATTGTGATTGTTTACCAAGTGATTTATACCGATGTGAGCGAACACCTCCCCGAATATGCCACTCTCAAGGCAATGGGGTATAAAGATCGCGATCTATCTTTAGTAGTCTTGCAAGAATCTCTGATTTTAGCAATTATGGGTTTTATTCCTGGCTATTTAGCTTCGTACGGGATCTATTATTTAATGGCAAAATTTATCGAATTTCCTGTCAGTATGGATTTAAATATTGCCTTACAAGTTTTTGCTTTAAACATTCTAATGTGTACCCTCTCAGGTGCGATCGCCATGAAAAAGCTCCGTACTGCCGATCCTGCCGATATTTTTGATTAG
- a CDS encoding NUDIX hydrolase, translating into MSLERTMITFNRGDECFNFRIAGIAIDNNHILLHRSAEDAFWTCPGGRAEIGETTSQTLIREIKEELNEDIEIVRLLWVVENFFEYAQKDYHEIAFYFLMKLPKRSLYLAKEKSFSSVEENTVLEFRWFPIDSDVLTRLPLLPAFLQQSLSNLPNSVERVVERALN; encoded by the coding sequence ATGTCTCTTGAACGGACAATGATTACCTTTAATCGAGGTGATGAATGCTTTAATTTTCGCATAGCTGGTATTGCCATAGACAATAACCATATATTGCTACATCGCTCAGCAGAAGATGCTTTTTGGACTTGTCCTGGTGGGAGAGCTGAAATTGGGGAAACTACCTCGCAAACTCTGATTAGGGAAATCAAGGAAGAGTTAAACGAAGATATTGAGATAGTTCGTTTACTGTGGGTTGTGGAAAATTTCTTTGAGTATGCCCAAAAAGACTATCATGAAATTGCTTTTTATTTTTTGATGAAACTTCCAAAGCGATCGCTATATTTAGCCAAGGAGAAATCTTTTTCCAGTGTAGAAGAGAATACTGTTTTAGAGTTCAGATGGTTTCCGATTGACTCTGATGTATTAACAAGGCTGCCGCTACTACCTGCCTTTTTACAGCAGTCTCTTAGCAATTTACCCAATTCAGTTGAACGAGTTGTTGAACGCGCTTTAAACTAA
- a CDS encoding GNAT family N-acetyltransferase, which translates to MKVRTINLNDRNEWARMRNSLWPDSITAHLNEIERYFAQGEIHGEEVFVLARDNDKLGGFIELKVRNYAEGSQSDRVPYVEGWYVDQDLRGCGYGRQLIEIAEIWALENDFKELASDAELDNVASITAHKALGFKEVERIVCFLKKLD; encoded by the coding sequence GTGAAAGTTAGAACTATTAACCTAAATGATCGAAACGAGTGGGCGAGGATGAGAAATTCTCTATGGCCCGACTCTATTACAGCACATCTCAATGAGATTGAGCGATATTTTGCTCAAGGCGAAATACATGGGGAAGAGGTATTTGTTTTAGCAAGAGATAACGATAAACTTGGCGGTTTTATTGAATTGAAAGTGCGAAATTATGCTGAAGGAAGTCAATCTGATCGAGTTCCTTATGTCGAAGGTTGGTATGTCGATCAAGATTTGAGAGGCTGTGGATATGGCAGACAATTGATTGAAATCGCTGAGATTTGGGCGCTGGAAAACGATTTTAAGGAATTAGCTAGTGATGCTGAATTAGATAACGTAGCCAGTATCACTGCTCATAAAGCATTAGGCTTTAAAGAAGTTGAGCGAATCGTTTGTTTTCTCAAAAAATTAGATTAG